A single Methylobacterium sp. 17Sr1-1 DNA region contains:
- the phaC gene encoding class I poly(R)-hydroxyalkanoic acid synthase, producing MTEQFSRALAAYAKPLEEGKPNTALAESVTEVVRTLGTVAEKWFTDPQKALEAQSLIGGQFLALWGSTLQRMQGETTVTPVALPDPKDKRFAAPEWTTNPVFDFLKQGYLITTRWAEILVDEAEGLDPHTRAKAQFYVRQISGAMSPSNFLATNPELIRETFRENGANLVRGMKMLAEDVEAGGGELRVRQTDPGQFKVGVNMANTPGEVVFRNDLIELIQYAPQTDTVLKRPLLIVPPWINKFYILDLNKDKSYIGWAVSQGLTVFVISWVNPDARHASKDFESYMREGIFAALEAIERATGERQVSAVGYCVGGTLLAVSLAYMAAVGDDRIASATFLTTQVDFTHAGDLKVFVDEAQIRSIESGMQSRGYLEGAKMANAFNMLRPNDLIWPYVVNNYLKGKAPLPFDLLYWNSDATRMPAANHSFYLRNCYLDNKLSRGEMMIGNVRLDLGKVTVPVFNLATREDHIAPALSVFEGCRAFGGSVDYVLAGSGHIAGVVNPPAKPKYGYWTGGPAHGSLQDWIASATEHPGSWWPYWFSWLEYQNSERVPARQPGGGVLPSLGAAPGTYVLEKA from the coding sequence ATGACCGAGCAGTTCAGCCGGGCGCTCGCCGCCTACGCCAAGCCCCTCGAGGAGGGCAAGCCGAACACGGCGCTCGCCGAATCGGTGACCGAGGTGGTGCGCACGCTCGGCACCGTGGCCGAGAAGTGGTTCACCGATCCGCAGAAGGCGCTGGAGGCCCAGTCGCTGATCGGCGGTCAGTTCCTGGCCCTGTGGGGCTCGACGCTGCAGCGGATGCAGGGCGAGACGACGGTCACCCCCGTCGCCCTGCCCGATCCCAAGGACAAGCGCTTCGCCGCGCCCGAATGGACGACGAACCCGGTCTTCGACTTCCTGAAGCAGGGCTACCTGATCACCACCCGCTGGGCCGAGATCCTGGTCGACGAGGCCGAGGGGCTCGATCCGCATACCCGGGCCAAGGCGCAGTTCTACGTCCGGCAGATCTCCGGCGCGATGTCGCCGTCGAACTTCCTCGCCACCAACCCGGAGCTGATCCGCGAGACGTTTCGCGAGAACGGCGCCAACCTCGTGCGCGGCATGAAGATGCTGGCCGAGGACGTCGAGGCCGGCGGCGGCGAGTTGCGCGTGCGCCAGACCGATCCGGGCCAGTTCAAGGTCGGCGTCAACATGGCGAACACCCCGGGCGAGGTGGTGTTCCGCAACGACCTGATCGAGCTGATCCAGTACGCCCCGCAGACCGACACGGTGCTGAAGCGCCCGCTGCTGATCGTGCCGCCGTGGATCAACAAGTTCTACATCCTCGATCTGAACAAGGACAAGAGCTACATCGGCTGGGCGGTGAGCCAGGGCCTGACGGTGTTCGTGATCTCCTGGGTCAATCCGGACGCGCGCCACGCCAGCAAGGATTTCGAGAGCTACATGCGCGAGGGCATCTTCGCGGCACTGGAGGCGATCGAGCGGGCGACCGGCGAGCGCCAGGTCTCGGCGGTGGGCTACTGCGTCGGCGGCACGCTGCTCGCCGTGAGCCTGGCCTACATGGCGGCGGTCGGCGACGACCGTATCGCCAGCGCCACCTTCCTGACCACCCAGGTCGACTTCACCCATGCCGGCGACCTGAAGGTCTTCGTCGACGAGGCGCAGATCCGCTCGATCGAATCCGGCATGCAGAGCCGCGGCTACCTCGAAGGCGCCAAGATGGCCAACGCCTTCAACATGCTGCGGCCGAACGACCTGATCTGGCCCTACGTCGTCAACAACTACCTGAAGGGCAAGGCGCCGCTGCCCTTCGACCTCTTGTACTGGAACTCCGACGCGACCCGGATGCCGGCCGCCAACCACTCGTTCTACCTGCGCAACTGCTACCTCGACAACAAGCTGTCGCGCGGCGAGATGATGATCGGCAACGTGCGCCTCGACCTCGGCAAGGTGACGGTCCCGGTCTTCAACCTGGCGACGCGAGAGGACCACATCGCCCCGGCCCTCTCGGTCTTCGAGGGCTGCCGCGCCTTCGGCGGCTCCGTCGACTACGTCTTGGCGGGGTCGGGCCACATCGCCGGCGTCGTCAACCCGCCGGCCAAGCCCAAATACGGGTACTGGACCGGCGGTCCCGCCCACGGCTCGCTCCAGGACTGGATCGCCTCCGCCACCGAGCATCCCGGCTCGTGGTGGCCGTACTGGTTCTCATGGCTCGAGTACCAGAATTCCGAGCGGGTGCCGGCGCGCCAGCCCGGCGGCGGAGTGCTGCCGTCGCTCGGCGCGGCGCCGGGGACCTACGTGCTCGAGAAGGCGTGA